TGTGTCTTCAGGgcaaatatcaaatatatataaaccTTCCCAGAAACTTTCAGTGATTATATAGAcactaaaaaattttaacatccaatttaaaattgttttattttagaatgtgcTCATTTCAAACTGAtcaatatatgagtatatgtaaTTTAAACTATTGTAACTGCTTCTTTGAAGAAGATGCTAAGAATGAATAACCTACAAggtaaaaaatgaatatagataCATTTAATAATATCATAATTTCAGAGAATTTCAGCCATATTTCTGAGCTGTGTCTTATAAAGTTATTAACTTATGACTACTTCTAGTGAAATCAGTAGGCTAAATTTTAAGAGCACTGAGTGTTCTTATTTGGATAGATGTGAGGTTTTAAATTAGGGTGCAGAAATTACATGATTTGACAGGCTATCTGATAAATGCAAGTAAGTCCAGCTGGATGAGGACTGAATAAGAGAAATTAACATTTGTAGACTGCTTGGAAAAAGCTAAGTGTTCATCTAAGTGTTATAGATAcaggattttaaaatctgttacatctaaatttatgtagaaatttttctgtaatttaaggGAGTTCAGGGAATGATTATGATCTGATATGTTGGTGAGGTCCTAGGTGTATAGCTTTGCCAGTATGAAAAGTGAGCtgatttatgaaaatatgttgGCCGTATTATTACGATGGAGAAGGTCTTGAAGACAGTAACtctaatttttgtttgttcaaaTGATTGCAGCTATTTCAAGATATCTATGCTTTCTCATAGAATGAAGACAAACACAGAGATGGTGTgtctaagaaattttaaaaggtgtaGGCCTCCTGATTGAAGCATTATTGACTTattggaatcatttttttttattagcgtaagtttaaatatttaaagtactttcTTTTGGTCACTGTTGACATGTGttctttgttgaataaatattctCTGTCAAACACCCTTATCATTGTTAGAGTTTACATTGTTCTGTAATTCCAGTTGCCTATCTCACATGAATTTAATTCTCAGGACCTTTGAGAGAACAAATAAAGCCATAAACTTTGAGCTGGAAGAACCTTTAGAGATGATCGGGTTCACACTCTTGATTCATTACAAGGAATTCCTTTGCAAGGTCCCTGACAAGTGATCATCTTGTTCACCGAGACCCTGAACTGTTTCACAGAATGGCATGCTATGGATGTTCCACCACAAATTGAATCAAAATATGACTTTCTGAAATGTCCACCCACCTAGGTCTGCCTTTGGAGCCGCTTATTCTTTCATCCAAATAATAGTcacataaaaatctaaatttaaattctCAGGTTTCCCTAGGCAGCTTTTATCTCAGCTGAATATCATCTATCACCTGTGTTTCTCCATAGGAAATGGTTTGTAGACAAGTAGTtcctgattttgttgttgttgcccaCTTAGTCTTTAACCTGTGACTGAGCACTGGGTTGCAGGTGTAATCTCACCAGAAAGGCACAGAAGGACTAGGTTCCTTTTATCTGGGTTCATCTATTAATACAGCCATTGATTATAGTCATATTATAGCTATAATTAACATTAATACAGCATATAGGTACACTTAGCGTAATAGCTGTTACACGATTAGCTAAAAGTATACATTCATGTCAATTAAAATCCCTAAGTATTTTTCATATGTCCATCCAACAACGTTTTCTGCCATCCTGCTTCCCATCATGGTACGGTATTTTGGGGTCTAAGTCCAAGACTTTCTATTCGTCTCATATAATcctcttgtttttggttttcaacTTGTCTTGACACACAATTATGGTTAACAGCAGTGGGATGAGGCAGAAATGGGAGGAGTTGAGAGTCAGAAATAGACCCACTAAACTAGAGTAAAGGAGGGAAGCCCTGGATAGTTATATAATCAAGCCACAGGTCCTAAAAGGACGTGGTCCTAATATGATATGATGTCCAGAGGAGATGCAGGCAGAAAGTGGTGCTCCAGTCCAGCAGTTAAAGTCAGGGATCATGGGATGATGCCTTAACAAGCGGGAGAGCATGAAGGCATAGGGTTCAGGGCCAGATGATCAGGAATATGTTGGGGCTGATCAGCAAAAGAGGAGACACTTATTAACAGGTAGCAGAGCCTCTGTAATGGAATTCTAGGGTTCAAGGCAGGATGCCAGCCCCTAGAAAGAGGGCCACTGAGAGCAAAAAGCTTCTTTGCGGGTTCTACCCGTATtaggagaaactgaaacccaggaAAGATGATAAGACTTCAGACTCAAGAAAGTACAAGAGAAGCCCTTGGACATAAGTTAGAGCTAGACCAAAAGATGACCATGCCACTGTGACTTTTTGTTGCTTACCAGATACGTTATTAGATTCCAATATTTCCCCCTATCTGTCTTACTCTATTCCATCTCATAGATTTTACtaattagcaatttttaaaacatttgggtttttttaaaattttttttaatgacttaattgatttcattaatgttttgtgTAGTTGCTTTCTGAACGTTACATAAAGCATTTATGTAAGCAGCATTGCctgaatacttttaaatattaaatatgggaATGCAAAATCCACCTTGTTTTTCTGaaggcaaaaataatttaataataaagcaTGCccttaatcatttatattttgattgGTATTAGTATTTTGCCCTGAAAACATTAAACATGAGAATCTCCACAGTTGAGTGTCCTAACTGGGCTTTTCTTCCCTATCCCTTTTTCAGCCATCACTGTTGTTTGTCAGCTTTTAAATCCTCTGAGTTAGACATGAACTTGAGTTATAAAGCAAAaggttggggggaaaaagagataaTGCATTAAATCACATTTTGCTTTGAAGATAGACTTGGCAGATCCCTCTGGGATTGTCCTAAGGGATAATTTTATAAAGCAGTGCTTGTTCAAACGAGGTTCCTTGGAGTGACTGAAACACAACCCTTAGGCTGTCACTAATGGGGTTACGATGTAGAAAAGAGCTTATTCAGACCTTGTGGAGGGTATAAAATGTAGCTGTTAGAAATTAGTAGCATAAGAACACGTTTTCCCAATGTTGATTGAAGAAAATTTGGCTTCTGGTTTTTAATAGAGTCGAAATCCAGAAGGAAACTATCATAGACAGCTGCTTCCCATCCTGCGCCAGGTAGCTGTACAGATCCAGTCTGGTTGTCACCAAATGGTCTCTCATTTAACGGACTCTACAGTGCACGATTTCAAATTAAACCAGAAGACGTCTACACCTCTTGATCAGTACTGCCTCTCAGGCTTTGCCCCTGAACTAAACCCCACTTAGGTAGGATATGTGTGTGCAGACATTAGAGGTAAATGCTTATTTTGGATATCTAACGTCagtggtttttcttttatgtcttctcttcTAGTTTCTGTGCTCCTACAAGGGAAAGTCATGATTACACTAACAGAGTTAAAATGTTTAGCAGACGCCCAGTCATCTTATCACATCCTAAAACCCTGGTGGGACGTCTTCTGGTATTACATCACCCTGGTCATGCTGCTGGTGGCTGTGCTGGCCGGTGCCCTCCAGCTTACGCAGAGCAGGGTTCTGTGCTGTCTTCCATGTAAGGTGGAATTCGACAATCACTGCGCCGTGCCTTGGGACATCCTGAAAGCCAGCATGAATACATCTTCTGATCCCGGGACACTGCTTCCGCTCCCCCTCAGAATCCAGAATGACCTCCACAGACAGCAGTACTCGTACATTGACGCCGTCTGTTATGAGAAACAGCTCCACTGGTTCGCAAAGTTTTTCCCCTACCTGGTGCTCTTGCACACGCTCATCTTTGCAGCCTGTAGCAACTTTTGGCTTCACTACCCCAGTACCAGTTCCAGGCTCGAGCATTTTGTGGCCATCCTTCACAAGTGCTTCGATTCTCCGTGGACTACCCGCGCCCTGTCCGAAACAGTGGCCGAGCAGTCGGTGAAGCCCCTGACACACTCCAAGTCCAAGGTTCTGATTTCCTCCTCAGGGTGTTCAGCTGATGTTGATGCCAGTAAGCAGGCATTGCCCTACCCGCAGACTGGCTTGGAGTCAGCTGGCATAGAGAGCCCAACTTCCAGTGTCCTGGACAAGAAGGAGGGCGAACAGGCCAAAGCCATctttgaaaaagtgaaaagattCCGCATGCACGTGGAGCAGAAGGACATCATTTACAGAGTGTACCTGAAGCAGATAATAGTCAAAGTCATTTTGTTTGTTCTCATCATAACTTATGTTCCATATTTTTTAACCTACATCACTCTTGAAATTGACTGTTCAGTTGATGTGCAGGCTTTTACAGGATATAAGCGTTACCAGTGTGTCTACTCCTTGGCAGAAATATTTAAGGTCCTGGCTTCATTCTATGTCATTTTGGTTATACTTTATGGTCTCACCTCCTCCTACAGCCTGTGGTGGATGGTCAGGAGTTCCCTGAAGCAATATTCCTTTGAGGCGTTGAGAGAGAAAAGCAACTACAGCGACATACCTGACGTCAAGAATGACTTTGCCTTCATCCTCCATCTGGCCGATCAGTACGATCCTCTTTATTCCAAACGCTTCTCCATATTCCTGTCGGAAGTCAGTGAGAACAAGCTGAAACAGATCAACCTCAATAACGAATGGACAGTCGAGAAACTGAAAAGCAAACTCGTAAAAAACTCCCAGGACAAGATAGAACTGCATCTTTTTATGCTCAACGGTCTTCCAGACAATGTGTTTGAGCTAACGGAGATCgaagtgctgagcctggagctgatCCCTGAGGTCAAGCTGCCCTCCACAGTCTCGCAGCTGGTCAACCTCAAGGAGCTTCACGTGTACCACTCATCTCTGGTGGTCGACCATCCTGCGCTGGCCTTCCTAGAGGAGAATTTAAAAATCCTCCGCCTGAAATTTACTGAAATGGGGAAAATTCCACGCTGGGTATTTCACCTGAAGAATCTCAAGGAACTTTACCTGTCCAGTTGTGTTCTGCCCGAGCAGTTGAGTACCATGCAGCCAGAGGGTTTCCAGGACTTAAAGAACCTGAGGACCCTCTACTTGAAGAGCAGCCTGTCCCGGATCCCACAGGTTGTTACTGACCTCCTGCCTTCCCTGCAGAAGTTGTCCCTCAATAATGAGGGGAGCAAGCTGGTTGTGTTGAACAACCTGAAAAAGATGATCAATCTGAAAAGCCTAGAGCTGATCAGCTGTGACCTGGAACGCATTCCACACTCCATTTTCAGCCTGAACAATTTGCATGAGTTAGACCTCAAGGAAAATAACCTTAAAACGGTGGAAGAGATCATCAGCTTTCAGCATCTCCAGAATCTTTCCTGCTTAAAGTTGTGGCACAATAACATTGCTTATATTCCTGCCCAAATTGGGGCGTTATCTAATCTAGAGCAGCTCTCTTTGGACCATAATAATATTGAGAATCTGCCCCTGCAGCTCTTTCTATGCACCAAACTACAGTACTTGGATCTAAGCTATAACCACCTGACCTTCATTCCAGAAGAAATCCAGTATCTGAGTAATTTGCAGTACTTTGCTGTGACGAACAACAATGTAAGTAAATCCATTCTTCCCTTTATTTAGCCAGTCTTTTGACCATCTGCTGTTACAGTGTGTAATgtaggtaaaaacaaaaaacaaaaaaaaaacacatggatATTAAGTCATACTAAGCATCCTCTGAGCCTGACTACCATTTACTAGACATGTGACCGTGGACAAATTACCAAAACACTGAGAACATCCGTTTTTAATCCAACTTACACGTTGTCATGGagattttatgggggaaaaaaaaacaatgggcACAGTTCCTGACACGTAGTAGTTGCTCAAcatatgttctttttattctcttttcccaCATTTTACACAAACATCACAGTTGAAGTATTTTAAACTAATTAGTTATGATAGaacttttcattttggaaagacCTTAACTACTTAGAAAATTTCATAACACTTTTCAGCTTTCAAAATCTGTCATAgaactttttgttaaaaatactgGGATCGTGAGTTATTCATAAATCTCTTTTTGTGATGCGgtaaaaaagatttgaaatctACATGCATGTCTAGAAAGGCCATTCGAAATGAAAGGCCTCGTTCTATAATGCAACACTAGGGCTTCTTAGGAGCTTTTTCCAGCAtctatgctttaaaaatgaaccaTAATTTGCAACAGTAAAGCCAAGTTAAGGaaaacttaacttctctgaaacaagagaaaacaaaataaatgagtagtTTCCTAGGTTAAAAtgtgaaggaggaggaaaaaggaaaaaaatcatgctagccGAAAGGACGAGAGAGTGATGATAATGTCCatatgggaagaagaaaaaaacctgtcAGGAATCAGGTCTGCCGAAAGATGAAAGTGATCTTTCTCAAGTTGAAATGGGGAACTGTTCTCTTCTACTTGGCccaaaaatgcattattttctagACTTTTTGGAATTTGTATTTCATGCTAAATATAGCTATGAGCTTGATATTGGCTAATACACGTATTAATCACcaaatattgtttttgaaaaccaTGGATTGTTGGAGAAGTACCAAAAGTTAGGGAATGAGAGCAAAATTCATGCTGATTTTGAGAACTCTTTACTCACATGTGAAAGGATAGAACCCATTATGAGATAAATGAGAACTCTTCAGGTCTTAAAGGATTATGAGGTTTTAAAACGCCTTTGGGATTGATCTGGATTAGCAGTGCACATCAGAATTACctgaagggcttgttaaaacagatgaGTGAGTGGGCACCACTCCCAGGGTTTCTGAGTCAGTAGGTCTGGTGTAGGATCCGAGagtttgcagttttaaaaagtcCCAGATTAAGTTGATGCTAATCTGATGACCATACTTTGAAAACTACAGGTCTAGAGATTTATCATTAGTGTTGTTTAATTATGCAGTTtgattaatgttaatattttggttaCATTCTTCCATTGTTAAatctataataaaaagtataaataattattttaagaggcATTGGTTCCACCAAATTGTCATACAGTTAAATCACGGCatgaatttttgaaatttgcaGCTGATGAACTTGTTAGCTGGCCATTAATTATTTAACGTATAAGTAGGTTACcgtttttttctagtttaatgTAATGAGAACGTAAGACCATAGGCACTTTTTGATACCAAGTTCATTGACTTCTTTTCTGTATCTGAAAGAGAGACTAGGAGTACCAGTCTCATCCTATTCTGAATAAGTGAGGGTGCTTTGGTAGCATGTGAAAGATATTATGCTGAAGGTAGCTTACGGCCAAAGTAAAATGATATCTTTGGCGGGTTGTCTCAGAAGTACAAGAAGCAGTTGCTGAGCATCCTCTGAGCCATAGTAATGACCATGACAGCTACTCAGGACACTCTACTTAGAACTGTGAAGAGACTTATTTAATaaggatgtggaggaactggaactTCCTCAGAAGATAGCGACCGGAGAGGTGAAAAGTACCTCTCTCATGGAACAGGTTAGCTTAATGATGGGAAGtattggggagggaagggagagagaatagTCCAcaaattatcttcaaatatttgaaagacttAAGTAGAAAAGAAAGCTTATTGGGAGTACCCATAACTGTTAGAACTAGGACAAGCAGAAGATTTCTCATCTTTCCCAAAACACTATTGAAAGGTTGAATGAACAtttgagaaggaagaagtgattttcttattaataaaatggTCCGGATTATAGATTGTTCACCACTTGGCAGGAATGTTGTTAAAAGGAATCGGGGATTCAGGTTTCATGTAGGGATTTAACTAATTACAAGGTTCCTTCTAACCTTGAGATGCTCGTGATTCTGTTAGGTAGACCAAAATACTTATACcagttagaaaacaaaacaaacattaaattggATGTATAAATATTTAGATATGCACATACTCAAAAATGTGAGTTGATTCATCCATTTGGAATGAGGTTTCAGTCCCTAAAAGATTCCTGTCTTTAAGACTTTTCTAAAGACTTGAGCAGTATATCAGATTCAAGGATGGAGGCAACAGATACTATCTCTGGGGTTAAGCAGAAAAGGCATTTATTGAAAGGGCGTTGTGTAGTTCATATCATCCCTGAAAAGCCTGCAGAATCAAGCTTGGAAAACACAAGCACAAGTTAGTCAGACAGCCAAAAGGACCACGGCCAAAATCAAAAGCAACACGGTAGGGATACCCTGCCACTGACCATACGAGCACTGGACACCATTGTTGCCCCTGAAATCTTGATGCTGATGAAGCCctttccccacacacacagtAGGTTCTTCATGGTTTCTGCTTCTTTGTGACACTAGCCCCAATTCAAATTGAGGCCTGCGCACCTGACTGGCAGAGCTAATGAATGCCCACCCTTGAGCTATAAGGAAGCTGGGCACACAAGAATCTGGTGGTGTCGGTTCCTGTAGTGGGAAGTGGGCTCTGCTTCCCACCAAGAGTCCCACCAAGATCAGGGAGAGAATTCTCTAGATACTGAGGATGTTGAGCAGTCCCCCAAACAACAGACATTCACTGACTGAGAGGGCGCTCCAGAGTTTCTTCCACGGGATTGTAATAGGTgctatcacacacacaaaaaaatcaaatatttatttttttatcatatttttgcAGCAGGATTCCTCAGAGATTTAATGTATGAGTATACATTGTGCTTCTCCAAGAGGGGAAATGGTATGCAACGTTTGCCAAACATAGCTGAGCAAGACACTCTTTTTCATAGTAACTCTTGAGAGGAGTGTTCCATGGAACACACCCTGAGAACACTGGATGcaagaaatgggaaaagatagAGATCATGTCCAGAGGATTGAAATAGGTGTGCCCCAATATAATATAGAACAAAAGCATTTAGTAAGGTGTTCAGAATGGAAAGTGCCTTGAAGTCTGCCAGTCAAGTTCATGTGTGATTCATTGGATAATGGCTGAGGGGAGACTTGAGCTTGAAAGTGCTACTTAGCTTGAACTGGTACCTTCAATGAGATTCTGATTGTAGCACATGGAAGAGTTGGGAGAGGACAATCAAGAAACAAACCCCATGGAAAGGTTTAATCAGTTATGATTTAGAAGTAGGAATACagatttaaaacaagagacaaagactcTTATATCTAAAAGGAACACGATGGgccagaggttggcaaactaccACCTAGGAGCCTAATCTGCCTACAGCCTGAGCTAaggatgttttttaaatttttatacagCCCTGAGCTAAGACtggcttttgaatttttaaatggttggaggaaaaatcaaaagaatgataatattttgtcacacataaaaattatacaaaatccAAATTGTATTGTCCATAAATAAATTCCATTGTTCTCATTAGTGGGCCtgtattaccaaaaaaaaaaaaaaaaaaaaagtattcaattATTATACTTTGAATttcaacacttaaaaaatatatgaattttttttctctcttgtgatATAAGCACctataaaattttcagttttgcctcttggcccacaaaacctaaaatacttaCTCTCCTGCTCCTTTAGAGAAGAACTTTGCCAGTGTCTGCACTCATCCATGGCCTTCATTTTACTGGTActgaaattgaagctcagagtgaTTTGCCTGAGGTCTGAAGCTTCCTGGTGATGGATCTGGGATGGAACCCAGCTGTTCCAACCCCTCCTCTAGTGCTCTTTTTACTGCATCTTATATGCATCAACCCAAATGATATTACATAGGAAGCagtggtgtgtgtgggtgggtgtgaaAGACAGGACAGGAAGAGGCAGCATCCATCTCTATCCCAGTGCCACAGTGTAATTGGATTCTGATGGTATTGAATGTGATAGAGAAGCACAAGGAGAGGGGGAGGATTTAATAGCTTCCCTCAAATCTTTAAACCACTCCAATATATACCTAAGTCTTCTGACTTCTACATTTCTGCACTTAATGTATTGCATTTATTAACTCAAAGACTTCTAGCCAGAAGGTGAACAATGTGGAAATTCCTCCTGAAGTTTAGTTATGTTGCAGGCCTTGCTGTTGTTTTTGACATCACTACTTAGAAACAGAAACGTTCAGCTTTGTTTCTTGAAATGATTGGATTTTATGGATTTGATTAGCATGTCCTGAGATAGCATGTCCTGTCCACCTGTCAacagtgccaaggttgagaaactctgcatTAGACCGAGGTTGTTAAAGACCCATCTGTCTTGCCCAGCACTTTATCCCCAACACCCAGCTGGGAGCCTGGCACAAAAGGGGGCTGCTCTCAGCACGTGTTTACGAATACAGAGGAGCCACGCTTTCTCCCTTTTTAACCAGTGTGCCTACATTATAGCTTAGACACCAACAGGGACTCTCACATTGACCAGGACTGATTGTTCCCTCTAATTGTATGTCTCTGACCCTAATTCTGAGCTGCAGAGTTCTGACCAGAAAGGGTTGCTTTAGAAAGGCCTTCCGTTTCTTCTGTCTCTCGTCTCTCTGCCATATCTCTATATTGAAATCTACATATGTATGGTTTTTGCATCTTCCTTCttgagaagggaaggaaataaaagggtAGCGATTTTTCCTTTGCTTATACTTAGTATTTTGGTGTACAGTGATGAGCTATATTAAACACCAGTTTTCGCAATGTTAAtggttacatttattttcaaggatCTCCAGTACTAAGTGTATGTGTGGGTGATAAGAGGAGAGGGGAGCTTCCAACAATGAGCATTTTTTAACGCACTGTGACCATTCTTTAGATTGTAGAAAGAATGTTTATCCTTTTGAGGAGATCAGTCTGGATGACCCTGGAAGTTCCAGCGGAGAGCTAGCTCCATGGGGCTGCCTTAGCCCGTCAGAGGAGCAGGCTGGCTCCTCTGGAGTGCCTCTTTCATCCCTGTTTCTACCAAAGTGACTTCCTAACCAATGAGCCTACATTGTTTCATAGTTGCCAAGATAGCTTGTTCCCACCTGCACACATTCGTGCAGTGTTATAGGGTGGGGTGCGTGTAGTCCTGCCCTGCCTGGCCCAAACTCTCCTCTCAGTGGCATGGCGAGAGTAGAGGGCCTTGTGCATGCCCAGCTCTCTTCTAGACGTCTTTCCCCAATAAACCCTGTTTCATATAAACACTGTGGCTCCCTTGGAAATTCCCATGCAACCTACCCCCCAGCTAGGGGGGCAGTTCAGTTGAGCGGCTCTAGGAATTTACCTCATTGCAGGctatttatcatatttaaaattatttctctgtgttACATGATTTAATCGAACCCACCAGAAAGCAGGAAGAAGGGTGAATACTCATAAGAGTGTATGTAGAGGGCAATgaaatgtacatgtatatgttaTCATATCTTCTTGTCTGCTtctgctgactttttttttaaacagaataaaattttcaGCCTATATTGTGAAACTCTAAAAAAAATAGCCTCGTGTCTGTTCCCAGGATATTTTTGAGGATGTTGCTcattacattaaaaagtaaactcTTTCTGAGGACTTTTAGAGCAATTTATTTCTGATCTAGGACTCAAGAATAATAATGATTCTCCTGAGTTACTGGTTTGTTTGTTCTTAATCTTAGGGAGAATGAGTACGTAACTGATTAGGTTTTCTTTGAGAATTGCTTGTTAGAATGTTTAGAGCCAAATTTGTTCCCACACGTGTATAGCAAGGGTTTCTAAGTTTACGATAGCCTTAGTGCTGACTCCATGTCAGaatgtccttatttttcctttatcttttccaCGTACATCAAATTTATCATCATTGTTATGTGTATCTCCGTGAACATGCAGAAATGTTTTTGGGAAAAGTTAGGAGTATATCTAAGTAAATGTATTATCATAGGCCATCAAAAACTAGTTTTactggcttcttttttttccctttccagatTGAGATGCTACCAGATGGGCTGTTTCAGTGCAAAAAGCTGCAGTGTTTACTTTTGGGCAAAAATAGCCTGATGAGTTTGTCCCCTCATGTGGGTGAGCTGTCGAACCTTACTCATCTGGAGCTCATTGGTAATTACCTGGAAACACTTCCTCCTGAACTGGAAGGATGTCAGTCCCTAAAACGGAGCTGTCTGATTGTAGAGGAGAATTTGCTCAATACTCTTCCTCTCCCTGTAACAGAACGTTTGCAGACTTGCTTAGATAAATGTTAACCTAaagagaaagtaattttaaaaatatgccccaGGGCTTTAAATGAGAACTAAAATTCCCtaaattataaagatttaaaaaatggataataaTTATGACTAACTCTAACCAAATGTCTTATTAAAGCAACTCAGTGTGTAGCCCTAAATTAAACAGGTAAAAAGTGTTAACACTGAACTGAAATTTTGTGAATAATTGATCTTTTACTTCTTGAGATGTAAGAAGTACACTTTGAGGGTGGAATGGGGGATGTGAAATTATTGAATCTCTACCTTGCAGCTTTTTTACCTTGAGGATCAGatactctttcttctccttcctcaacCCCCATTA
The Rhinolophus ferrumequinum isolate MPI-CBG mRhiFer1 chromosome 9, mRhiFer1_v1.p, whole genome shotgun sequence genome window above contains:
- the LRRC8B gene encoding volume-regulated anion channel subunit LRRC8B — protein: MITLTELKCLADAQSSYHILKPWWDVFWYYITLVMLLVAVLAGALQLTQSRVLCCLPCKVEFDNHCAVPWDILKASMNTSSDPGTLLPLPLRIQNDLHRQQYSYIDAVCYEKQLHWFAKFFPYLVLLHTLIFAACSNFWLHYPSTSSRLEHFVAILHKCFDSPWTTRALSETVAEQSVKPLTHSKSKVLISSSGCSADVDASKQALPYPQTGLESAGIESPTSSVLDKKEGEQAKAIFEKVKRFRMHVEQKDIIYRVYLKQIIVKVILFVLIITYVPYFLTYITLEIDCSVDVQAFTGYKRYQCVYSLAEIFKVLASFYVILVILYGLTSSYSLWWMVRSSLKQYSFEALREKSNYSDIPDVKNDFAFILHLADQYDPLYSKRFSIFLSEVSENKLKQINLNNEWTVEKLKSKLVKNSQDKIELHLFMLNGLPDNVFELTEIEVLSLELIPEVKLPSTVSQLVNLKELHVYHSSLVVDHPALAFLEENLKILRLKFTEMGKIPRWVFHLKNLKELYLSSCVLPEQLSTMQPEGFQDLKNLRTLYLKSSLSRIPQVVTDLLPSLQKLSLNNEGSKLVVLNNLKKMINLKSLELISCDLERIPHSIFSLNNLHELDLKENNLKTVEEIISFQHLQNLSCLKLWHNNIAYIPAQIGALSNLEQLSLDHNNIENLPLQLFLCTKLQYLDLSYNHLTFIPEEIQYLSNLQYFAVTNNNIEMLPDGLFQCKKLQCLLLGKNSLMSLSPHVGELSNLTHLELIGNYLETLPPELEGCQSLKRSCLIVEENLLNTLPLPVTERLQTCLDKC